From the Winogradskyella forsetii genome, the window ACTACAGGATGTTTCATTATCAATGATATGACCATAACTGTTTCTGCCCTCACAAATTTTAATAGTCCTACAGATTACGAAATTTGCGATGATGATTTGGATGGAGACGATCAAAATGGGCTATCTAGTTTCGACTTTAATTTAAAATCGGAAGAAATTGTAAACGGAATGGCTGGTGCAAATTACAATATCAGTTATTACCTAACTCAATCGAATGCCGAAAGCGCAACTTCTGTGCTTCCTAATAACTATACCAATTCAACTCCGACACCGACCGAAATATTTGTTAGAATTCAGGATATGGATTCTGGGTGTATTGGTTTTACATCTTTTAATATTATCGTTAATCCGATGCCAATAGCGAATGATGTATCTTTACTACAATGTGACGAAGATGGTATTCCTGAAGGATTTACTACCTTTAATATAACGCAGATTGAAAACGCTATCTCTGGAGATGATCCAAATATTACAATAGACTATTATCTTTCAATGGTTGATGCCGAAAATCAAGATGATGCCATAAATGGTGATGCTTTTAATAACTTCTTCAACCCACAAATTATTTATGCGAGAGTAAAAAACACATCGACCAATTGTGTTAATTTCAGTGAAATTTCTTTAGAAGTTAGTACAACCGTTACTAACGACGTCGATATTCAGTTGTGTGATACGGATGGTGTGGAAGATGGCTTTATGGAGTTTAATCTTGGTGCTGTAGCTGGAGCTATCTTTCCTAATACAATAGAAGATTTTATTTTGGTCTATTATGAAACCTACGAAGATGCTTTAGTAGAAACGAATCCGCTTGACGCAACTTTCACCAATACAATTCCCTATAACCAAACCATCTATGGACGTGTAGAAAACACCAATGCTTGTTACGGCATCAGCGAAATAGAACTAACCGTTTTTGAATTACCAAATATTGAAACCGAGTCTGAAACGTTATACTGTTTAAATTCATTTCCTGAAACTATAACTTTAGATGGCGGAATTATTGGAGATTCCCCAAGCAACTATTATTATCAATGGTCTACAGGAGAGGACACCTCAACGATTGAAATTGATACGCCAGGGACGTATAACGTAAGAGTTAGCACTACCAATGGCTGTTATAAAGACAGAACGATCACCGTTTTACCTTCCAACATTGCTACGATTTCCTCCATAGAAGTCATAGATGGTTTACAAAACAATTCTATTTCAATTTTTGTAGATGAAAACAGTGAAGGTGATTACGAATATGCCTTAGACAACATCGACGGCCCCTATCAAAACAGCAATATATTTACTAACTTACAACCAGGTTTATATACGGTTTACATACGAGATAAAAACAATTGTGGCATTGTAGAAGATTTAGTTTCTGTTATTGGATTCCCTAAATTCTTTACACCAAATAATGATACTGTCAATGACTATTGGCAAGTTTATGGTGTTTCAGAACAATTTCAACCAAACACCTCTATTTATATTTTTGATCGTTATGGCAAGCTTCTAACCGAAATAAATCCATTGAGTTCTGGTTGGGATGGCACGTATAACGGTGTAGAAATGCCTACTAGCGATTATTGGTTTAAGGTGAAATTAGAAGATGGAAGAACATTCACCAGCCATTTTACTTTGAAACGATAAATTAAAATTTGTATTTTAGACCTAACCAAACCAATACTTTGAAAAGCACATATTACATCATTTGCTTTTTTTTATTGATTCCATCATTTCTAGTGATGGGTCAAGATATTTCTTTATACCAGCAATTTAATGGGAGATACGATTACACGGCCATAGGAAATACCATGAATACTGAAGAAAACGGTGTCGCTGGCCCTTGCTCGATTTTAACCTCATCTTCGGCAGATTTAAATCTCAACACAGATCAAAACGTAGTTGCCGCCTATTTATATTGGGCGGGATCGGGAAACGGAGATCTAGATATTAACCTAAATGGAATACCTGTGACCTCTGAACGTAACTTTAATGATGCTTTAGACGCGACACGAGTATTTTTTGCCGCTTTTGCAGACGTTACGGATATTATAGTCAACGAAGGTAATGGCAGCTATACCGTTTCAGATTTTGATTTAACCACGACTATATTACCTTATTGTTCTACAGGTACAAATTTTGGAGGCTGGGCAATAACCATTATATATCAAGATGACAGCTTACCTCTTAACCAACTTAATGTTTACGATGGCTTACAAAGTGTACCTGATGCTCTTAGCATAACGCTAGATAACCTGAATGTATTAGATAATGAAGATGCAAAAATTGGTTTTGTGGCTTGGGAAGGTGATCGGTCCTTAGCGGTTAACGAGCAATTGACCATTAACGGAAACGTGATTAGTAATTTGCCGTTAAACCCAGCGAACAATGCCTTTAATGGGACAAACTCGTTTACAGGAGCCACCGATTTGTATAATATGGATATTGACGTGTATAATATTCAAAACAATATAAGTATTGGAGACACTTCAGCAACCATAGCTTTAACTTCCGGACAAGATTATGTGATGATCAATAACATCATTACGGTCCTAAACAGTCAGTTACCAGATGCCACAATTAGTATAGATAGTCGAACTGTGAATTGTGGAGACTACAATGTTGAACTCTTTTATAGTATAAGCAATTTTAACAGTACGGATATTTTACCGGCCAATACGCCTATTGCATTCTACTATAATAGTAATTTTATTGGCGCAACTGAAACTATTAACGACATTGCCATAGGTGCAAGTGAAAGTAATTCTATTATTCTTAATTTACCAGAAGGTATTGATCCCAATGTAACCATTGTAGCCATTGTAGATGATGTTGGCACAATGAATGGTATTGTCACAGAAACGAATGAAAACAACAACAGCACGTTTATAGATATTCAATTGCTTCTTATTCCTGAAGCAGAAACACTTCCATATCTTATTGGCTGTAATGAAGGTTTCGAGACCGCTACTTATAATTTGTTCGATGCCCTTGAAACTTTAAATTACACTGAAGAAGAAGTGACGTTTTATAATTCATTGGATGATTTAGAAACAGAATCTAGTCCCATACTAATCCCTACTGACTATAATAATAGTCTAAATCCCGAGACTATTTATGCGCGATTGGTAAGTCCGCCGTGTTATGAAATTTTCCAGTTCGATTTAACTATTGAAAACTGTCCGCCATACATTCCACAAGGTTTCTCACCAAATGAGGATACTTACAATGATTGGTTTAACATCCAAGGGTTGTATGATATTTTTGTAGAACATGAATTACAGATTTATAACCGCTATGGCAACCTCATCTTTGTTGGCACTGATGGTAAGCCTTGGTTTGGAAAAACAAATAGAGGTATCAATAATGTAGGAAGTAAAGTTCCAGTTGGTACTTATTTTTACATCCTGAATTTAAACGACCCCAATTATCAACCTTATATGGGATGGGTTTATGTGAATTATTAATACCTATTGGTGCTTAATGTTAAAGTTTTTATCCATTCATCTTATTTTTTTGCAGTTCTGAATAACATCCTTTAATTTTATACGCGTTAAGAAAATTTTACTGTTAATTCCCTCCTCATTTTATTATTTCCCTCAAAACAGATTAAACTAAAATTGAAAATTTAGAACATTTCATTTCTATTTTTCAAAACGCTATTATAATATTGAGTTTCAGGTTAAGCAATTTCTAATACGAAAGTTTAGGAATATTTGAAATCAATTTGGGAAGAAAGGCCTCGTTCTGAGGTCTTTTTTAGTTTAAAAGTGCATTTTACGCTTTAAAATGTTAACATTTTGTGTATTTCAGCGTATTTTTTTGTATTTCATCTTTATTAATTCTACATTTCGCCCGTATTAAAACGTAGGATAGGAAATTACCCGAATCTATCTGCACTAAACAATTTAACCTTAACCGAAACGAATGACTTATTTCAACCGCTCCCTCTGCTTATTTATAGGCTTAATTTGTAGTGTTTCTTTTGCACAGCAAGTTTCTGTAGATAATTCAGTTTCACCTCAAGACTTAGTTCAAAACACACTCATACAAGGCTGTGTTGAAGTCTCAAATATTTCATCCCCTTCAAACGGAACATCAATAGGAATTGGAAGTTTTGGATATTTTGAACGTGCCTCATCAAATTTTCCTTTTGAAAACGGAATTGTATTAACCACAGGAAATGCTAACTCAGCTGGTAATGGACAAAACAACACCATCTTAAATGAGGGTGATGCCACTTGGCTTACTGATAATGATCTTGAAACTGCCTTGGGAATATCTGGAACTGTAAATGCAACTTCCATTGAATTCGAGTTTATTTCAATTTCAAATCAAATTCAATTTAATTATATCCTAGCTTCAGAAGAATATTTCGGAAATTTCCCATGTGAATATTCTGATGGATTCGCCTTTTTAATTAGACAAGCTGGTACTAGTGATCCTTATACTAATATTGCTTTGATTCCAGGAACCACAACACCTGTGAACACCAATACGGTTCACGACGAGATTGTTGGCTTTTGTCCTGCTTCAAACGACGAATTTTTTGAAGGTTACAATGTTGGAGACACCAATTATAATGGTAGAACTACAGTCCTTTCTGCGACGGCATCAATTCAACCCAACGTACAATACCAAATTAAACTGGTCATTGCAGATCAAACGGATCAAAATTATGATTCTGCCGTATTTATTGAAGGTAATAGTTTCGATGCTTCTGTAGATTTGGGTGAAGATTTCTCTACTTGTGCAAGTAGTGTCGTTTTAGATGGAAACATTGACAATCCAAATGCAACTTATAGTTGGTATTTTAATGACGCGCTAATTGCGACTGAAAACCAATCGACTTTAACCGCTTTACAAGCCGGAAATTATCGTGTGGAAATTACATTACCACTCGCAGGAAATTCCTGTGCTATTGAAGATGATATTAATGTGGCTTTAAGTTCTACTCAAACTTCTGAACCACTTTCAGATTTTCAACTTTGTGATGATCTAAGCGGTGATGGCCTTGAAATATTTGATTTATCCTTAAAGGATTCAGAAGTACTAGCTTCTGTACCTTCGTCGAGTTATACCATTTCTTATCACTATACCAACTCAGATGCTTCAAATAACAGTAACGCTATTACAAGCCCGATTCAAAATACTGGAAATCCACAACCCATTCATGTAAGAATTGAAGATACAGATAACGGTTGTTTGGCATTTTCCACCTTTAATTTAGTAGTAAATAGCTTACCAATAATTTCAAACCCAACACCTTTGATCGTTTGTGATGACCAAACTGCAGACGGAATTACGGCTATGGACCTGAATGCTTTGAAAGACAATGAAATTACTTTAGCACAATCTAACTTAGTGGTTACTTATCACAGTTCTGCGAGTGATGCCGCTAATGGTATCAATGCCTATACAATTCCTTATACCAACACAAACGTTAGTGAGCAGTTATTTGTAAGTGTTAAAAATCCAGAAACCGGTTGTATCAGTACAACTACCTTAGATATTTCAGTGATAGAAAGTCCTGTTATAAATATGGAAGATCATTATATAGATGCTTGTGACGCAGATCATGATGGTTTTGCCAATTTTGATTTAACATCTATTATTCCAGATGTTCTACAAGGACTCACAGGAGTTACTGTAACCTTTCATGTTTCCCCAGAAGATGCACTTTCTGGTGCAAACCCCATTGCTGATGACACAAATTATGCTAACATTACAGCTGAAGAACAAATAGTCTATATTAGAGTGGAAAATGATATGACTGGTTGTGCTTCCATTGCCCCTATTGAATTGCACTCCAATTTACTTTTAACGGCTACAAACATTAGGGATGTCAGCTTATGCGATATTGGTGACGACGACACAGAAGAATTTGATTTCGCAAATATTGCGGTAGGAATTATTAATGATTTGATCGATGTTGAAGTATTTTTCTACGAAAGTGAAGACGATAGAGATAATCAATTAAACCCTATAGATACCGACTCACCTTACTATAATCAGAGTAATCCGCAGACCATATATATTGGCCTGCAAAGTCCAACCTGTTATGAAGTTGCAGATTTTGATTTAGTGTTGTACCCAATAATAGAATTTCAATCTGTCGTAAGCCTCATCGTTTGTGATACGGATCAAGATGGGTTTACAACCACAAATTTATCATCATTAAACCAAGATGTCACCAATGGAGAAGACGGTTTTGATGTGACTTATTTTCCAACAGAGCAAGATGCAATTGACAATACCAATGCCTTGCCTAACTCATATACAAACGTAACAAATCCGTTTACCTTATTCCCTAGAATTACGTCTTCCGAAACAGGCTGTTTTGATTATAATTCTTTTGAAGTGACTGTATTACCAGCACCAGAAAGCGAAAAGCCTGAAGATATTATTATTTGTGATGCAGATAGAGATGGATTTTCACCTATAAATTTAAACAGTAGTATTCCAAATTCAATTTTAGCAACTCCAGATCGCACAGTAACTTTTTATAATACGAGAAATGATGCTAGGTCAGGAGCAAATGCCATTGAAAACACCTCTAACTACGCTGCACAAACCGAAGATGTTTTCATGCGTGTAGAAAATAACAGTACAGGGTGTTATTCCATTGAGATATTAGAAATTATTGTGAATAAATTACCTTTTGTTGGTGATTTGTCCAACTACGTCGATGAGTTTATCTTTTGTGAAGATGCATCAGACGGCTTTGGTGAATTTATTTTTGAAAACAAGGATGTAGAAGCTTTAAGCGGACAAACAGGTAAAGAAGTTTCATATTATCTTAACCAATCAGATGCAGACAATAAAACCAATGCTATAGATAAAACAAGTCCCTATGAAAACATTAGTAATCCTCAAGAAATCTATGTGAGAATTGATAATATTACTGACGAATCTTGTTACACAACCTCTTCGTTTATCATTGAAGTAGGTACAAATCCAATTTTCAATGACCCAAGTGATTGGTTTGTCTGTGATGATAGTGTTGTTGATGGTTCTGTGATGCATGATTTTACAAGTGTTATAGCGGAAGTTTCTGCTGGAATCCCAGATATAGAAACTGTTAAATTCTTTACTTCAGAGGAAGATGCCATTAATAGCACCAACGAAATACCTGTACAATTTGCAAATACCGTAAACCCACAACAGATTTACGTACAGATAGATAATGGTACCATCTGTAAGTCTATTACATCATTTGTGGTTAACATCATTAGTACTCCAGAAGTTACGCCTATAGATCCATTAATAGAATGTGACGATGATACGGACGGTTCACTTGAATTTGATTTAACCGTAGCCGTAGAAAACATATTAGATGTAAGGCAGGAAGATCTTGTATTAGCTTATTATGAAAATTTTGAGGATGCCGAAGCAAATATAAATGCTATAGCAACCCCAGCCAGTTACACAAACACGTCAAACCCACAAACAGTTTATTATAAAGTCACCAACACCATATCAAACTGTTATACGACCTTACCAATAGAATTAATAGTGAATCAACCACCACATATCAATGATTTTGAACAATATACCATCTGTGCTAACGATGCTAATAGTGTTGACTTAACTGAAATTAATGAGGTTGCTAGAGATGTCAATTTCAATGTACTTTTCAGCTATTTTGATAATGAAGCAGATGCGATAGCGAATACCAATGCTTTAGATACGAATTATACCTATCAGTCTGATTTTGACACTTTGTTTGTAAGAACAGAATTTAGTACAACACATTGTTCTACGTATTACCAATTTAATTTAAAAGTTGAACCATTACCAATTGCTAATCAACCTAATGATTTAATGGATTGCGATGATGATTTTGATGGCATTTTAGAATTCGATTTAACCCAACAAAACGCTAGTATCTTGGGAGGACAAAACCCTAATTCATTTACGGTAAGCTACCATAATACTGAGCTACAAGCCAACGAAAATAATTCAGCTTTAGAGACAGATTATATGGCTTTTGATGGAGAAGTGATTTATACTCGTATAGAAAATAACAGCACAGGATGCTACAGTGTTGGTCAATTCTCGGTAATTGTGAACCCGCTTCCAATCGTAGATATTGGAGAGCAAGTCATTTGTTTGGATAATATGCCATTATTGGTATCTGCAAACACCAATAATATAGCAGATACTTATTTATGGTCCACTGGAGAAATAACACCCGAAATTGAGATTACCGAAATAGGTAGTTATTGGGTAGAAGTAACTTCAGAATTCGGTTGTGAAATCACAAATTATTTCGGAGTTTCAGAATCCACATCAGCAATTATAGAAACGACAGAAGTCATTGACTTTTCAGACCCAAACAATATTACTGTAACCATAAGCGGAATTGGAGATTACCTGTACCAATTGGACGATTTTGAACCGCAAGAATCCAACGTCTTCCAAAATGTAGCTATGGGTTACCATACCGTTACGATTATTGATTTGAACGGTTGTTCTGACACTACTAAAGAAGTCTTGGTCGTTGATATTCCAAAATTCTTTACACCTAACAGTGATGGCACCAATGACACTTGGCATATTGTGGGCATCGAAACATTGCCTGGTACTATTATAAATGTCTATGATCGCTACGGAAAACTGATTACACGATTAAATTCTAATTCATCGGGTTGGAACGGTAAATACAATGGCGAAAAAATGCCTACTAGTGATTACTGGTATGTAGCAGATGTACAACGTGGTTCTATTGCATTTCAGGTCAAAGGGCATTTTACTTTGAAACGATGATTTAAAGTAACCACTCGTCTATGTTATTAAACCTTTAAATTCATTTTAACTTTAATTACTTTATTTTTCATTAGATTTACACTAAAAAGAAGCTTAGTTTCACTACTAAAATTGCTATTGTTTACGTATAAATCTAATGAAAAAGAAAAGTATATACTTATTTCTCTTACTTTTCGCGCATGTATTCTATCTACATGCGCAACAAATTTCTACCGACAATAGTCTACAGCCAAATGCGCTTATACAAAATATAATCGGTACGGGCTGTGCAACAGCCAGCAATGTATCTTCAGCCGTAAATGGAAGTGTTAATGGTATTGTGAGTTTTGGAAGTTTTGACAGTGGTACTACCAATTTTCCACTTCAAAATGGCTTAGTGCTTTCTACGGGAAGCGTTAGCGCTGCAGCAAATACATTTGTAAATGACGATTTAAGTGAAGGTAATATTGATTGGTCTACGGATCAGGACCTAATCGATGTTTTGGGCATTGACCAAACCCTAAATGCCACGTCGATAGAATTCGATTTTGAATCTGCTAACAGTTTTGTGTCATTCAAATATCTATTCGCCTCTGACGAGTACCAGCAGGAATACCCCTGCAATTTTAAGGATGTTTTTGCGATTTTCATAAAACGAGCAGGCACCATGGAGCCTTATGTCAATATTGCCCTCATACCAGATACAACTACAGAAGTCAGTACCAACACCATACATCCCAATATTGCCGGTTTTTGTGAGGCTCAGAACGGAGACTTTTTTAGAGGTTATAATATTGGCAATACCAACTTTAATGGTCATACTGAAGTATTAACGGCTAGAGCGGATATTATACCAAATGAGACCTACCATATAAAATTAGTTATTGCGGACCATATTGACCAACGCTTTGATTCTGCAGTTTTTATTGAGGCAGAGGGATTTGGTAATTCCATCGATTTAGGGCCAGATCAAAGTATTTGCGGCAGTGACCTAATTCTTGACACAAATTTCGACAATACTTCTGCTTCTATTCAGTGGTTATTGAATGGAAACCCAATTCCTGGCGAAAACTCCCCTACTCTCCAGGTTATCCAAACCGGAACTTACAGTGTTGAGATTACGATACCCTCAACAGCCAATAATTGTATTTTAACTGATGAAATTGAAGTTGAAGTTATACCTTTTCAGCAAGCTGCACCAATTGAAGATTATACTGCATGCGATCCAGCTCCAAGTGATGGTATTTATGATTTTAATTTTCAAGACCTAAAAAACGAAGAGATATATAGTAATCTCCCTTCCAATGATTACACAATTAGTTATCATCTAACCCAAGATGATGCACAAAGCGATGTAAATGCTATTACTGGAAATTACCAGAATACAGAGGAAACTGAAACAATATTTGTAAGAATTGAAAGTACAAATGGAGACTGTCTGCAGATTGGGAATTTTAATATTTATGTAAACGAACTTCCAAGTTCAGCAGATTTTTCAATTTTTATATGTAATGAAAATTTTGCTGATCCTGGTTTTTCTAATATAAATATGTTAAATAATGTTATGGCTGATGGCGAATTAAATAGAACTGTTACTTATTTTATAAACGAGTCTGATGCCATAGAAGGAATTAACGCTATTACAGACTTTCCAGATTTTAGTACTCAACCCCCTTACATGGTAGCAAGGATTGAAATAAGTGATGCGTCTAGTCAATGTTTTTCATTAGGTTACATTTATTTTGATTATATATCTCCCCCGGAATTGTTTACGAATACGCTAATATTAGATGCGTGTACAGACCCGAACATTGAAGAAACTATAGATGGCGTTAGCTATACATACAATAATATTCCTATTTTCTTTGATATTGAAGGATACTTTGAAATCATAGAAACATCCATATTTCCGGGATCTTCCGTTAGAGTAGCAGCTTTACTAGGTCTCGGCAACCCTAGGTCTTATACACTAAATGAGCAATCAACATTTACTATTCCTTTAGCAGTATCTTTCGACAATGGTAATTGTTATAGCCCTGTAACTCTAAAACTTTATAAAAACTATCTACATGAAGTTATTGGAGAGGAAAACACTATCGAAACTTGTGACGATGATAGCAACAACGGTATAGAAAACTTTAATTTTGACGTAATTAGACAAGAACTTTTAGAAAATATAGATGAAGATTATTCCGCAAATTTATTTATAGATTACTATGAGTCTGAGTTAGATAGAACAAACGACCTAAACGCTATTGATCAAAGTCTGCCTTTTTCTGTAAATACTTATGATGAATTATTTATTGAAGCTTATTATTCCTTTAATGGAGTTGTGGCGTGTTCTATAAATTCTAAAATAAATCTTCAGGTAAGTCCTGCTTTAAATTTAAATCCTATCTCTATAGATTATTGTGGCAGTACAGACCCAAACACAAATCAAACAAATATAATTTTAGAAACAGCTTCTAAAAGTGTATTTGAAGATATTGTAAATAATTATGGGATTGAAGTCAGTTTAGAATACTATGAGACATTTGAAAATGCAGAAACTCAAGAAAACGAACTTATTGAAATGTATAGTCTACTTCAAGGGCAAAATTTATATATTCGTGCAACTAACACAATCACTGGGTGCTACGATATAACTTCCTTAGAACTAAATGTTTATACAATTTTAGAAGACCCTAACCTAGAACCGATAATCATTTGTGATGAAGATCAAAATTTATTTGCCACTGTTAATTTAGAAAATGTATTACAAAACTTTTCAGGTAACACTAATGATATCGATTTTACATTTTATAATTCATTTAGCGATGCAATTGATGAATTCCACGATTTTTTGTCAATTCCTAATCCAACTAATTACACGACTAACAGCAAAGAAATATTTTTAAGAGCTGAGATAGAATCGTTAGAGTGTTTTACCATATTGAATTTTGAAATTCTCATATACGCTGATCCACAATTAAGTACTATTTCAGATTATATTAATTGCCAGATAAACCCAAATGCATCCTCAAGCTTTTTATTTGTTGACAAAGACCCAAATATCATTGATAATCAATCAGGTATGCAAGTTCTCTACTTTGAAACTGAAGACAATGCCATAAACAGAGTTAACCCTATTGACAAAAACGCACCTTATTTTCCAGATTCCAACCCTCAAACCGTATATGTCCGTCTTGAAAACGAGACAGAAAACGGTTGCTTCAAGGTTGCTCCAATGCAAATAGAGGTTCGCCAAGCACCTATTTACAACAGTCCTACTGATGTTTTTGAATGCGATATAAATAACAACGGTCTGGCTACAACAGATTTAAATCAAAAAATAATTGAGATCAGTACTGGTAGCCCAACCAACCTGGACATTACATTTCATCTTTCACCTCTCAATGCAGAAGTAGGAGCCAACGAAATACCACTGAATTTTACAGCAGCAAGCAACCCTCAATTAATTTATACGCGGATCGAAAATACCGATTCGGGCTGTTATGAAATACAAACTTTTAATATCAATACACTTGCTCTTCCCGAAGTCACTTACGGGCAGTCCTTAATTAACTGTGCAGATAATTACAATTATGAACTAGAATGGGATTTAACAGATATTGAACTTGAAATCTTGGAAGGAAGACAGTACAATATCGCATTCTCTTATTTTGAATCAGAAGAAGACATAGTATCAGATTCTGCTATCACAACCCCTACAGCATATCTTAACACATCCAATATGCAAACCATTTTTGCTAAAATCACAAATGCCACAACAGGTTGTTTTGATGTGGTGCCTTTCGATTTAATAATAAACAGTCCTCCGCAAATCAATGATTTTGAAACTTATAATATTTGTGAAAACACAGAAAACCAAGTAGACTTATTGGATATCAACGAGATTTTATTAGATAATACATTTAATGTGCTCGTCAGTTACCATGAAAATGAAGCCGATGCTCAGGCTAATGAAAATCCATTAAACTCAAATTATTTATATAGCAGTTCCACTGAAACACTTTTTG encodes:
- a CDS encoding gliding motility-associated C-terminal domain-containing protein, which produces MKSTYYIICFFLLIPSFLVMGQDISLYQQFNGRYDYTAIGNTMNTEENGVAGPCSILTSSSADLNLNTDQNVVAAYLYWAGSGNGDLDINLNGIPVTSERNFNDALDATRVFFAAFADVTDIIVNEGNGSYTVSDFDLTTTILPYCSTGTNFGGWAITIIYQDDSLPLNQLNVYDGLQSVPDALSITLDNLNVLDNEDAKIGFVAWEGDRSLAVNEQLTINGNVISNLPLNPANNAFNGTNSFTGATDLYNMDIDVYNIQNNISIGDTSATIALTSGQDYVMINNIITVLNSQLPDATISIDSRTVNCGDYNVELFYSISNFNSTDILPANTPIAFYYNSNFIGATETINDIAIGASESNSIILNLPEGIDPNVTIVAIVDDVGTMNGIVTETNENNNSTFIDIQLLLIPEAETLPYLIGCNEGFETATYNLFDALETLNYTEEEVTFYNSLDDLETESSPILIPTDYNNSLNPETIYARLVSPPCYEIFQFDLTIENCPPYIPQGFSPNEDTYNDWFNIQGLYDIFVEHELQIYNRYGNLIFVGTDGKPWFGKTNRGINNVGSKVPVGTYFYILNLNDPNYQPYMGWVYVNY
- a CDS encoding T9SS type B sorting domain-containing protein is translated as MTYFNRSLCLFIGLICSVSFAQQVSVDNSVSPQDLVQNTLIQGCVEVSNISSPSNGTSIGIGSFGYFERASSNFPFENGIVLTTGNANSAGNGQNNTILNEGDATWLTDNDLETALGISGTVNATSIEFEFISISNQIQFNYILASEEYFGNFPCEYSDGFAFLIRQAGTSDPYTNIALIPGTTTPVNTNTVHDEIVGFCPASNDEFFEGYNVGDTNYNGRTTVLSATASIQPNVQYQIKLVIADQTDQNYDSAVFIEGNSFDASVDLGEDFSTCASSVVLDGNIDNPNATYSWYFNDALIATENQSTLTALQAGNYRVEITLPLAGNSCAIEDDINVALSSTQTSEPLSDFQLCDDLSGDGLEIFDLSLKDSEVLASVPSSSYTISYHYTNSDASNNSNAITSPIQNTGNPQPIHVRIEDTDNGCLAFSTFNLVVNSLPIISNPTPLIVCDDQTADGITAMDLNALKDNEITLAQSNLVVTYHSSASDAANGINAYTIPYTNTNVSEQLFVSVKNPETGCISTTTLDISVIESPVINMEDHYIDACDADHDGFANFDLTSIIPDVLQGLTGVTVTFHVSPEDALSGANPIADDTNYANITAEEQIVYIRVENDMTGCASIAPIELHSNLLLTATNIRDVSLCDIGDDDTEEFDFANIAVGIINDLIDVEVFFYESEDDRDNQLNPIDTDSPYYNQSNPQTIYIGLQSPTCYEVADFDLVLYPIIEFQSVVSLIVCDTDQDGFTTTNLSSLNQDVTNGEDGFDVTYFPTEQDAIDNTNALPNSYTNVTNPFTLFPRITSSETGCFDYNSFEVTVLPAPESEKPEDIIICDADRDGFSPINLNSSIPNSILATPDRTVTFYNTRNDARSGANAIENTSNYAAQTEDVFMRVENNSTGCYSIEILEIIVNKLPFVGDLSNYVDEFIFCEDASDGFGEFIFENKDVEALSGQTGKEVSYYLNQSDADNKTNAIDKTSPYENISNPQEIYVRIDNITDESCYTTSSFIIEVGTNPIFNDPSDWFVCDDSVVDGSVMHDFTSVIAEVSAGIPDIETVKFFTSEEDAINSTNEIPVQFANTVNPQQIYVQIDNGTICKSITSFVVNIISTPEVTPIDPLIECDDDTDGSLEFDLTVAVENILDVRQEDLVLAYYENFEDAEANINAIATPASYTNTSNPQTVYYKVTNTISNCYTTLPIELIVNQPPHINDFEQYTICANDANSVDLTEINEVARDVNFNVLFSYFDNEADAIANTNALDTNYTYQSDFDTLFVRTEFSTTHCSTYYQFNLKVEPLPIANQPNDLMDCDDDFDGILEFDLTQQNASILGGQNPNSFTVSYHNTELQANENNSALETDYMAFDGEVIYTRIENNSTGCYSVGQFSVIVNPLPIVDIGEQVICLDNMPLLVSANTNNIADTYLWSTGEITPEIEITEIGSYWVEVTSEFGCEITNYFGVSESTSAIIETTEVIDFSDPNNITVTISGIGDYLYQLDDFEPQESNVFQNVAMGYHTVTIIDLNGCSDTTKEVLVVDIPKFFTPNSDGTNDTWHIVGIETLPGTIINVYDRYGKLITRLNSNSSGWNGKYNGEKMPTSDYWYVADVQRGSIAFQVKGHFTLKR
- a CDS encoding T9SS type B sorting domain-containing protein — its product is MTKPLDLYFKPIITIVFICCFNFVAMAQQPNDCQFAVTVCGNSDFSLNVNGIGTQELGNSNTCSSQENNSIWLKVNISTSGTLAFTLTPGSTSINEDYDFFIFGPNVSCSNIGQAIRCSTTNPAAANQGNNLTGLNSTSTETSEGPGANGDSFVSEIDVLTGESYFIVIDRPIGNSPFSINWTGTATFPDEPSNPVIANPSSSSLPNIEVCDDLAPYDDNIRAFDFTTLTQDIINGESDIDVTYHSSESDANIKVDALGNVFNNTSSNQDIYVRVENTTTGCFIINDMTITVSALTNFNSPTDYEICDDDLDGDDQNGLSSFDFNLKSEEIVNGMAGANYNISYYLTQSNAESATSVLPNNYTNSTPTPTEIFVRIQDMDSGCIGFTSFNIIVNPMPIANDVSLLQCDEDGIPEGFTTFNITQIENAISGDDPNITIDYYLSMVDAENQDDAINGDAFNNFFNPQIIYARVKNTSTNCVNFSEISLEVSTTVTNDVDIQLCDTDGVEDGFMEFNLGAVAGAIFPNTIEDFILVYYETYEDALVETNPLDATFTNTIPYNQTIYGRVENTNACYGISEIELTVFELPNIETESETLYCLNSFPETITLDGGIIGDSPSNYYYQWSTGEDTSTIEIDTPGTYNVRVSTTNGCYKDRTITVLPSNIATISSIEVIDGLQNNSISIFVDENSEGDYEYALDNIDGPYQNSNIFTNLQPGLYTVYIRDKNNCGIVEDLVSVIGFPKFFTPNNDTVNDYWQVYGVSEQFQPNTSIYIFDRYGKLLTEINPLSSGWDGTYNGVEMPTSDYWFKVKLEDGRTFTSHFTLKR